One window from the genome of Salvia miltiorrhiza cultivar Shanhuang (shh) chromosome 7, IMPLAD_Smil_shh, whole genome shotgun sequence encodes:
- the LOC130992312 gene encoding glyoxylase I 4-like encodes MKDNKGNPLRLSSLNHISLVCNSVEESTDFYQNVLGFVPVRRPGSFDFDGAWLFGHGIGIHLLQSDGKEKMPKKTVINPKDNHISFQCENMAMVEKKLAEMGINLVRQRVEEGGVYVDQLFFHDPDGFMIEICNCDNIPIVPLAGEIVRSCSRSRLNLQMAQQQPQPQQIHLPVVQP; translated from the exons ATGAAGGATAACAAGGGAAACCCATTGCGTCTCTCTTCCTTAAATCACATCTCGCTTGTTTGCAATTCAGTTGAGGAATCTACTGATTTTTATCAGAACGTTCTTGGCTTTGTGCCTGTTAGGAGGCCCGgttcatttgattttgatggAGCCTG GCTGTTCGGTCATGGGATTGGGATACATCTGCTGCAATCAGATGGTAAAGAAAAAATGCCTAAGAAAACTGTGATTAATCCCAAAGATAATCATATTTCTTTTCAG TGCGAGAACATGGCGATGGTGGAGAAGAAGCTGGCGGAGATGGGGATTAATCTGGTGCGGCAGAGAGTAGAGGAAGGTGGGGTGTACGTGGACCAGCTGTTCTTCCACGACCCTGATGGGTTCATGATCGAGATATGCAACTGCGACAACATCCCGATTGTACCATTGGCTGGGGAAATTGTACGCTCGTGCTCGAGGTCAAGGCTCAATCTGCAGATGGCGCAGCAGCAGCCGCAGCCGCAGCAGATCCATCTCCCCGTGGTACAACCTTAG
- the LOC130992316 gene encoding peptide deformylase 1A, chloroplastic: MATIQRFSHRILLPLTYFNFRPISRTPILTRPVSGPGRPAFGPVAVAPRRNRSSGSAARAGWFLGKREKKDELPEIVKAGDPVLHEPAQEVRPEEIGSERIQKIIDDMVKVMRGAPGVGLAAPQIGIPLKIIVLEDTIEYMRYTTKEEIKAQNRRPFDLLVVINPKLKKKGDKSAFFFEGCLSVNGFRAIVERHSEVEVTGFDRSGQAIKVDASGWQARIFQHECDHLDGTLYVDKMVPRTFRTVENLDLPLPAGCPKLGAR, encoded by the exons ATGGCAACCATTCAAAGATTCAGTCACCGCATCCTTCTTCCCTTAACTTACTTCAACTTCAGACCCATTTCGCGAACGCCCATTCTGACCCGACCCGTGAGCGGGCCCGGAAGACCCGCATTCGGACCCGTGGCCGTAGCGCCGAGAAGAAACCGCAGCTCCGGTTCGGCAGCCCGGGCCGGGTGGTTCCTGGGCAAGCGCGAGAAGAAGGATGAGCTGCCGGAGATAGTGAAAGCCGGCGACCCGGTTCTCCACGAACCAGCTCAGGAGGTCCGACCCGAAGAAATCGGGTCAGAGCGGATCCAGAAGATTATAGATGATATGGTGAAGGTGATGAGAGGTGCGCCTGGGGTTGGACTCGCTGCTCCGCAAATTGGCATCCCCTTGAAG ATAATTGTTCTGGAAGATACAATAGAGTACATGAGATATACGACGAAGGAAGAGATTAAGGCACAAAACAGGCGACCTTTTGATCTTTTG gttGTGATAAACCCAAAGTTAAAAAAGAAGGGTGACAAAAGTGCCTTCTTCTTCGAAGGGTGTTTGAG TGTTAATGGGTTTAGAGCGATAGTGGAACGACACTCAGAGGTCGAGGTTACAGGTTTCGACCGATCTGGCCAAGCAATCAAAGTCGATGCTTCAGGCTGGCAAGCTAGAATTTTTCAACACGAATGCGATCATCTTGATGGAACGCTCTATGTTGACAAGATGGTCCCAAGAACATTTCGAACTGTAGAAAATTTGGATTTACCACTCCCTGCTGGTTGCCCTAAATTGGGTGCTCGCTAA
- the LOC130992314 gene encoding LOW QUALITY PROTEIN: pentatricopeptide repeat-containing protein At5g02860-like (The sequence of the model RefSeq protein was modified relative to this genomic sequence to represent the inferred CDS: inserted 1 base in 1 codon), producing MAKNLGLPLILPNPPPSKPFFQDQSPSAAGPPLPPPNLSPLLHDFLTQQNPATTSSLQQPRRRIGKHRDPNKGKPWLNRRLSSLGDYVDAVFSDLLGIIKGLGYHKKCDLALSVFEWIKSRTDSHKLINGSVVAVVISMLGKDGRISAAASLLHNLQKDGYGIDVYAYTSLITVFVRNGRYREAVMVFKKMEEEGCKPTLITYNVILNVYGKMGMPWHKIMAVFDGMKSSGVVPDAYTYNTVISCCRRGSLYEEAKAMFEEMKMAGYVPDNVTYNALLDVYGKSRRPEEAMXVLREMEVNDFSPSIVTYNSLISACARDGLLEEAMELKDKMMEKGIKPDVFTYTTLLSGFEKAGKDDSAMKVFEEMQGVGCSSNICTFNALIKMFGNRGKFTEMMKIFDDMKASGCRADVVTWNTLLAVFGQNGMDTEVSGVFKEMKRSGFVAERDTFNTLISAYSRCGAFDQAMAIYKLMLKAGVTPDLSTYNAVLAALARGGLWEQSEKVFSEMMNGRCKPNQMTYSSLLHAYANGKQIEKMHDLARDIYDAKIEPHPVLLKTLVLVYSKSDLVDETEQAFLELRRKGFSPDVPTLNAMVSIYGRRQMLDKANEILNLMKESGITPSLTTYNSLMYMHSRSGNFEKAEEILRYLLSKGVKPDIISYNTVIYGYCRSGRMKDASRIFEEMTESGVVPDVITYNTFVASYAADAMFVDAINVIRYMIRNGCKPNESTYNSVVDWYCKLNRSEEAMMFVSNIRQLNPLVSKDEESRLLQRLTMR from the exons ATGGCGAAAAACTTAGGTCTCCCTCTTATCCTCCCAAACCCCCCTCCCTCTAAACCTTTCTTCCAAGACCAGTCCCCTTCCGCCGCCGGACCTCCTCTCCCCCCGCCCAACTTATCCCCTCTCCTCCACGATTTCCTCACCCAACAAAACCCCGCCACCACCTCCTCCCTCCAGCAACCACGGCGTCGTATCGGCAAACACCGTGACCCCAACAAGGGCAAGCCCTGGCTCAACCGCCGCCTCTCTTCTCTAG GGGATTATGTAGATGCTGTTTTCTCTGATTTATTGGGCATAATTAAGGGTTTAGGGTATCATAAAAAATGCGACTTGGCTCTGAGTGTTTTCGAATGGATAAAGAGCCGTACGGATTCTCACAAACTGATTAATGGGTCTGTTGTGGCGGTGGTAATTAGTATGTTGGGGAAGGATGGTCGGATTTCTGCTGCAGCCTCCTTGCTGCATAATTTGCAGAAAGATGGATATGGGATTGATGTGTATGCTTACACTTCGTTGATAACTGTTTTCGTGCGAAATGGGAGATATAGGGAAGCTGTAATGGTGTTCAAGAAGATGGAGGAGGAGGGTTGCAAGCCTACTTTGATAACGTATAATGTGATTTTGAATGTTTATGGTAAAATGGGGATGCCTTGGCATAAAATCATGGCGGTTTTTGATGGTATGAAGAGCTCGGGTGTTGTTCCTGATGCTTACACGTATAACACCGTGATAAGTTGTTGCCGGAGGGGGTCTTTGTATGAGGAAGCTAAAGCCATGTTTGAGGAGATGAAAATGGCGGGGTATGTACCGGATAATGTCACCTACAACGCGCTGCTGGATGTTTATGGAAAGTCGAGGAGACCTGAGGAGGCCA AGGTTTTGAGAGAGATGGAGGTTAATGATTTCTCCCCGAGCATTGTGACTTACAATTCATTGATATCTGCTTGTGCAAGGGATGGTTTGTTGGAGGAGGCGATGGAGCTGAAAGATAAGATGATGGAGAAGGGGATAAAGCCGGATGTGTTCACTTATACTACGTTGTTGTCAGGCTTTGAGAAGGCTGGGAAGGATGATTCTGCGATGAAGGTGTTTGAGGAGATGCAAGGTGTGGGTTGCAGTTCGAATATCTGCACTTTCAATGCTCTGATCAAGATGTTTGGGAATCGTGGGAAGTTTACGGAGATGATGAAGATTTTTGATGATATGAAGGCTTCTGGATGCAGGGCGGATGTTGTTACTTGGAACACTCTTTTGGCTGTGTTTGGGCAGAACGGGATGGACACGGAGGTGTCAGGGGTGTTCAAGGAGATGAAGAGATCGGGCTTTGTGGCTGAGAGGGACACATTTAACACGTTGATCAGTGCTTACAGTAGGTGTGGAGCTTTCGACCAGGCAATGGCTATATATAAGCTCATGTTGAAGGCGGGGGTCACTCCTGATTTATCCACTTACAACGCTGTTTTGGCAGCGTTGGCACGAGGGGGACTGTGGGAGCAGTCAGAGAAGGTATTTTCTGAGATGATGAACGGGAGGTGTAAGCCTAATCAGATGACCTATAGCTCCTTGCTTCATGCGTACGCTAATGGGAAGCAGATCGAGAAGATGCACGATCTTGCTAGAGATATATACGATGCTAAAATTGAACCACATCCAGTGTTACTGAAAACCCTTGTTCTGGTCTACAGCAAAAGTGATCTCGTAGATGAAACAGAGCAAGCCTTCCTTGAGCTAAGAAGGAAAGGCTTCTCCCCCGACGTGCCTACTCTGAATGCAATGGTTTCAATATATGGCCGGAGGCAGATGCTCGACAAGGCAAACGAGATCCTGAACTTGATGAAGGAGAGTGGCATCACGCCTAGTTTGACGACATACAATAGCTTGATGTACATGCACAGCCGGTCTGGAAACTTTGAGAAGGCCGAAGAGATACTGAGGTATCTTCTGTCTAAAGGAGTGAAGCCCGATATCATCTCGTACAATACTGTGATCTACGGGTATTGCAGGAGTGGCCGGATGAAGGATGCATCGCGGATATTTGAAGAGATGACTGAGTCCGGGGTTGTCCCGGATGTCATCACATACAATACCTTTGTTGCTAGCTATGCTGCTGATGCGATGTTTGTGGATGCTATCAATGTGATTCGGTATATGATCAGGAATGGCTGCAAGCCGAATGAGAGCACGTATAATTCGGTTGTGGATTGGTACTGTAAGCTCAACAGGAGCGAGGAGGCCATGATGTTTGTGAGTAATATTCGCCAATTGAATCCTCTGGTTTCGAAGGATGAGGAATCTAGGTTATTGCAGAGGCTGACGATGAGGTGA